Proteins encoded within one genomic window of Homo sapiens chromosome 21, GRCh38.p14 Primary Assembly:
- the H2BC12L gene encoding histone H2B type F-S, giving the protein MPEPAKSAPAPKKGSKKAVTKAQKKDGRKRKRSRKESYSVYVYKVLKQVHPDTGISSKAMGIMNSFVNDIFERIAGEASRLPHYNKRSTITSREIQTAVRLLLPGELAKHAVSEGTKAVTKYTSAK; this is encoded by the coding sequence ATGCCGGAGCCAGCGAAGTCCGCTCCCGCGCCCAAGAAGGGCTCGAAGAAAGCCGTGACTAAGGCGCAGAAGAAGGACGGCAGGAAGCGCAAGCGCAGCCGCAAGGAGAGCTACTCCGTATACGTGTACAAGGTGCTGAAGCAGGTCCACCCCGACACCGGCATCTCCTCTAAGGCCATGGGAATCATGAACTCCTTCGTCAACGACATCTTCGAACGCATCGCAGGTGAGGCTTCCCGCCTGCCGCATTACAACAAGCGCTCGACCATCACCTCCAGGGAGATCCAGACGGCCGTGCGCCTGCTGCTGCCCGGGGAGTTGGCCAAGCACGCCGTGTCCGAGGGCACCAAGGCCGTCACCAAGTACACCAGCGCTAAGTAA